The genomic stretch GTTGTTACTGATTGCAACCCACAATATTTGGATAAAAAATATCTATAACCGTTTCATGAAGCGCCGTTATGAGAATATGGAAGGCTTCCGTGACTCACGTTAAAACGAATTGCGTATGAATATCATAATAAACCAATTACAAAAGAACTTTGGCCCGAAAGTGGCTGTAGACATAGAAAATTATTCCATTCAAAGCGGTGACATGTTGGGACTGGTGGGCAATAACGGAGCAGGAAAAACGACCCTGTTCCGCCTGATGCTGGACTTGCTGAAAGCCGACGGAGGCAGTGTACATATCGAAAACATCGATGTGAGCCGGAGTGAGGAATGGAAAAATATAACGGGAGCTTTCATTGACGAAGGTTTCCTGATAGATTATCTTACCCCCGAAGAATATTTCTACTTTGTAGGAAAAATGTACGGGCTAACAAAAGAAGAAGTAGATAAACGTGTCGCTAGGTTTGAACGTTTTATGAATGGCGAAGTCATCGGACAAAAAAAACTGATTCGTAACTATTCGGCAGGCAACAAACAGAAAATAGGTATCATTTCGGCTATGCTGCACCAACCGCAGGTACTGATTCTAGATGAACCGTTCAACTTTCTGGACCCTAGTTCGCAGTCCATTATCAAGCATTTACTGAAAGCTTATAATGAAGAAACCGGAGCCACCATACTGGTATCCAGCCATAATCTGAACCACACAGTAGATATATGCCCACGCATCGCTCTGTTGGAAAACGGAAAGATTATCCGAGATATTGACAATAAAGGGAATTCCGCCGAAAAGGAATTAGAGGACTATTTTAATGTAACAGAATGAAAAAACTACTATCCCATTTGCTGGTATTAGGTACACTGGCCATGTTGTTGGCTTCATGCGGTACCTCTGCCCCACGTTATAACTACAAGGAACTGGCGCGTGCCTCCATCCGTCTGAATATGGATATTGACATGAAAGACAATCACCAACTGTACGTAGAATCAGCAGCATGGCTGGGAGTCCCCTACCGTGGCGGTGGTAACAGCAAACGGGGAGTGGACTGTTCCGGACTGACTTCACATTTATATAAAAAGGTATACCACAAAAAGCTGAAACGTAACTCAGATGACCAACGTACCCAAGATTGCCATAAAGTAAGTAAGAGAAACTTGCGCGAAGGAGATTTGGTATTCTTCCATAACGGTAGAAAAAAACGGATTGCCAGTCATGTAGGTATTTATTTGAAAGATAATAAGTTTATCCATGCCAGTACCAGCCGGGGAGTCATAATCAGCAGCCTGAATGAAGATTATTATCGTAAACACTGGTTAAGTGGAGGCCGTCCTTGACAAGATCCTTCCGGGCAATATATTCATTACATTAAAATGAGTTTAATTTGAAAGAATGAAATACACAACATACCTTTTTGATTTTGATTACACACTAGCCGATTCTTCACGCGGCATCGTTATCTGTTTTCGTAATGTACTGGAACGCCATGGGCATACGGGCATCAGTAATGAAGCCATAAAACGCACCATTGGAAAAACACTGGAAGATTCATTCAGTCTTTTGAGCGGAATCACTGCTCCCGAAACATTAGCCGAATATAAAAAAGAATATGTAAAGGAAGCAGATACATACATGACTGTCAACACTTTCTTTTTTCCTGAAACGGTTACCGTACTGAAAACACTGAAAAGTCAAGGCGCCCAAATAGGTATCATTTCCACTAAATTCCGTTTTCGTATCCGCGAAATGGTAGACCAACATTTTCCGAAAGATTTTTTTGACATTATTATCGGAGGAGAGGATGTAAAGCAAGCCAAGCCAGATCCTCAAGGTATAAAAAAAGCACTACGCCGACTGCATCGCCAGAAAAACGAAACACTCTACATCGGTGACAGCACAGTGGACGCTGAAACCGCCCAAGCAGCCAAAGTAGACTTTGTAGGTGTACTCAATGGCATGACAACCCGTGAAGAACTGATTGTATACCCACATCGGCAGATATTAGACAATCTTTCGTTACTTCCATTAATTCATAAATTCACCCCTTACGAACCAGACAAACATTTTCCGGAAAAGTTCTTTTATTCTTCCTATTTTCCTCAAAAGATAGTAGCCTTCTACAAACTGTTCCATCAAAAACAAATAAGAGGAAAACATGAAATAAAAGAGAATCCGACATGTTGCGTCTGTAAGAACTGCGGAAACACATTTCAAGGGAATTATTGTCCCCATTGCGGACAAAACCACCACACACCACGTTTTACCATACGAAATGCCTTTCAGAATATTTTGAGCGGATTCTTTAACATAGACAATGGTTTCAGCCGTAACCTGATAGAACTACTCTACCGACCAGGATACATGATACGGGATTATCTGAGGGGGAAACGTGTACATTACTATAAACCATTTCAAACCTTGTTCGTTCTAGCTGCTCTATATATCATGGGTGTACAGCTCATTGACCCGACAGCGATAAAACTATCGGAAAAGGAAATGGAAGAAGAGCCTACTATCGCCAGCCTGATGGATGACATCAAATATCAACAGGAACAGACATCAGACAGTTGTACCAAATATTATTTAGGACAAAGTATTACTTATGCAGACAGTGCACGGTGGGCTCAAACCCACAGTTTATCAGAATCAATACAAGCACAAATCGATGCAAAATTCAGCAATCAAGACCAAGATGAGCTAAAAAAAGAAATAAGCAAACAAATAAAAAAGGAGCTTAAACAAAAAATAAAAGCAAAAAATGGAGAGATTGATGACTGGAGAGGCCTGATGAAAGAAATTGGTACGACTTTGGCAAAACAAGATAGCTTGCGGATAGCCACTTTAGGAAGAGAAGCCAACAAACAAGACTCAACCATATCGGAAATAAGAAAAAACATATTGGCAAACATGGCCCAACAAGATAATCCCTATGAAGATCAAGATATCTGGAATGATTTGAGCGAAGCCGGAAGTGAAATAAAAAATGTTTTCAACGAAATGACAAACAATTATTTTACAGAAAATAGTTTTCTCTCTGCAGTCGGTAATCTGATGAAAAGTTGGATACATGGCAACAAAGCCTTCAGCATCCTTGCTTTGCTCCCCCTTTTCACAATAAGCACCCGATTAAGCTTCTGCCGGACCTCTATCGGACGTCGACTAAACCTGACAGAAAACTTTTTTGCACAAGTTTATATCGCTTGCCAAATCTTATGGATTTCTTTACTGATCCTGCCATTTACCGGGACAGCACACTTGAATAATATTTTTGATTTAAGTTACAAAGCAATCTTTATATTATTTGTCTGGGATTACCGCCAACTGTTTGGACTTTCCTGGTGGAAAAGTTTCTGCCGTACAATAATCATGTTTTGGTATTGCTTTTTGGGACTGTTGCTAGTCTGTTCTATCATTATAGGCATCATCGTATTGATAGCCTATATTATACAATGGGGTAAATAAAAGTACAATCACACAAACCTTATTTATACAATCGCACATCCACAAAATGCAATATGAATAAAAACATTGAGTACAAGAAAAAAGAAGATGATTTTTCTTTGCAGATATAAATAAATATAGTAATTTTGTGCCCGATTTAGTCCGATGAGGTAGAAAAAGCGAAGGCAGTGATGCATTCCACCTTACGGAGAAAACCGTTTAATATTATAAAAAGATGTACGTAATTGTAGAAATTAACGGTCAGCAGTTCAAAGCTGAAGAAGGTAAAAAACTGTTTGTACACCACATTCAGAACGCAGAAAACGGCGCAACTGTTGAATTTGAAAAAGTATTGTTGGTAGACAACAATGGAACAGTAACTGTAGGTGCTCCTACTGTAGAAGGTGCCAAGGTAGTTTGTGAAGTAGTATCTCCGCTAGTAAAAGGCGATAAAGTACTTGTATTTCACAAGAAGAGAAGAAAAGGTTATAGAAAACTGAATGGTCACCGCCAGCAGTTTACAGAGTTAACTATTAAACAAGTTATTGCTTAATCATTTAAAATTTAAGAAGAAATGGCACATAAAAAAGGTGTAGGTAGTTCTAAGAACGGCCGTGAATCAGCAAGTAAGAGATTAGGCGTTAAGATATTTGGTGGACAGGCTTGTAAAGCAGGTAACATCATTGTTCGTCAGAGAGGTACAGAATTCCATCCGGGTGAAAACATCGGTATGGGACGTGACCATACTCTTTTCGCTTTAGTAGATGGTACAGTATGTTTCAAAGTAGGTCGCGATGACAGAAGATCTGTTTCTGTTGTTCCTGCTGTAGAAGCATAATCAGTTAGAAAATAAAAAAAATTGAAAGACTCTTCATTCTTTGAAGAGTCTTTTCTTTTAGAACGTCCTGAACACTAAAACCTTACCTTCGGTCCGGATTATAAAATGCTTGGCCAATGCCTCATTCAAAGTCCCTTGCCACCAATTGGTAAACACAGATAAAGGATAAGCCAACCCTTCGGCAAATAAAACCGTACTATTCATATTAAAAATAGAAATCTGCTGACCGATATAAGATTCGAACATACTGTCCTCCTTTATGGGAACAAAGATACCGTAATCTGTCATCATATTAACCTCCGCCTTCTCCATATAATCTGCCAACAAACTGACATTCCCTATTGTATGATCTTCTCTTTTCCCTGTAGCCCCCATGATAGTAATACGCTTCCTCTCCTGTGATAAGCAGAAGCGGAATGCCTTACTCAAATCATTTGTTTCCTGCTCTGTCTCACTATGAATCAACGAAGCATATCGCTCTTTAATACCCGGCAATAAAGAATCACCATCGCCAACAATGGCTTCCGGCATTCTACCTGAACGAATATAAGTATTTGCTGCCCCGTCACAACAAACTACATAAGGACACTGCC from Phocaeicola dorei encodes the following:
- the rplU gene encoding 50S ribosomal protein L21 produces the protein MYVIVEINGQQFKAEEGKKLFVHHIQNAENGATVEFEKVLLVDNNGTVTVGAPTVEGAKVVCEVVSPLVKGDKVLVFHKKRRKGYRKLNGHRQQFTELTIKQVIA
- a CDS encoding HAD-IA family hydrolase, with translation MKYTTYLFDFDYTLADSSRGIVICFRNVLERHGHTGISNEAIKRTIGKTLEDSFSLLSGITAPETLAEYKKEYVKEADTYMTVNTFFFPETVTVLKTLKSQGAQIGIISTKFRFRIREMVDQHFPKDFFDIIIGGEDVKQAKPDPQGIKKALRRLHRQKNETLYIGDSTVDAETAQAAKVDFVGVLNGMTTREELIVYPHRQILDNLSLLPLIHKFTPYEPDKHFPEKFFYSSYFPQKIVAFYKLFHQKQIRGKHEIKENPTCCVCKNCGNTFQGNYCPHCGQNHHTPRFTIRNAFQNILSGFFNIDNGFSRNLIELLYRPGYMIRDYLRGKRVHYYKPFQTLFVLAALYIMGVQLIDPTAIKLSEKEMEEEPTIASLMDDIKYQQEQTSDSCTKYYLGQSITYADSARWAQTHSLSESIQAQIDAKFSNQDQDELKKEISKQIKKELKQKIKAKNGEIDDWRGLMKEIGTTLAKQDSLRIATLGREANKQDSTISEIRKNILANMAQQDNPYEDQDIWNDLSEAGSEIKNVFNEMTNNYFTENSFLSAVGNLMKSWIHGNKAFSILALLPLFTISTRLSFCRTSIGRRLNLTENFFAQVYIACQILWISLLILPFTGTAHLNNIFDLSYKAIFILFVWDYRQLFGLSWWKSFCRTIIMFWYCFLGLLLVCSIIIGIIVLIAYIIQWGK
- a CDS encoding C40 family peptidase, producing the protein MKKLLSHLLVLGTLAMLLASCGTSAPRYNYKELARASIRLNMDIDMKDNHQLYVESAAWLGVPYRGGGNSKRGVDCSGLTSHLYKKVYHKKLKRNSDDQRTQDCHKVSKRNLREGDLVFFHNGRKKRIASHVGIYLKDNKFIHASTSRGVIISSLNEDYYRKHWLSGGRP
- a CDS encoding ABC transporter ATP-binding protein translates to MNIIINQLQKNFGPKVAVDIENYSIQSGDMLGLVGNNGAGKTTLFRLMLDLLKADGGSVHIENIDVSRSEEWKNITGAFIDEGFLIDYLTPEEYFYFVGKMYGLTKEEVDKRVARFERFMNGEVIGQKKLIRNYSAGNKQKIGIISAMLHQPQVLILDEPFNFLDPSSQSIIKHLLKAYNEETGATILVSSHNLNHTVDICPRIALLENGKIIRDIDNKGNSAEKELEDYFNVTE
- a CDS encoding thiamine diphosphokinase → MKEYKLPIGCDVPETIILADGDFPSHPLALEWLRQCPYVVCCDGAANTYIRSGRMPEAIVGDGDSLLPGIKERYASLIHSETEQETNDLSKAFRFCLSQERKRITIMGATGKREDHTIGNVSLLADYMEKAEVNMMTDYGIFVPIKEDSMFESYIGQQISIFNMNSTVLFAEGLAYPLSVFTNWWQGTLNEALAKHFIIRTEGKVLVFRTF
- the rpmA gene encoding 50S ribosomal protein L27, producing the protein MAHKKGVGSSKNGRESASKRLGVKIFGGQACKAGNIIVRQRGTEFHPGENIGMGRDHTLFALVDGTVCFKVGRDDRRSVSVVPAVEA